One Oxobacter pfennigii DNA segment encodes these proteins:
- the spoIIIAF gene encoding stage III sporulation protein AF — protein MIIIEELKKYIYTIVVVMIFVSFIEILLPNSSMKKYSKMILGLMVMTVILHPVLSFLSSDYNLTSYSFKFQNQLDSLSIKNQSYDYSDKQAQSVTKLYKENLETQMKQQIKSIMGDKDIGVKVEIIEDIKAEDYGQITKVILNVENTIKTVEKINIGSNEDKTTIQNNTAPSYENLKERVSSMYGIEEDKIIIIEG, from the coding sequence GTGATTATAATAGAGGAACTAAAAAAATACATATATACAATTGTAGTGGTAATGATTTTCGTATCCTTTATAGAAATATTGCTTCCCAATTCATCCATGAAAAAATACTCTAAAATGATATTGGGCTTGATGGTTATGACAGTAATATTACACCCCGTACTTTCATTTTTAAGCAGTGATTACAACCTTACAAGCTATAGTTTTAAATTTCAGAACCAGTTAGACAGTTTATCCATAAAAAATCAAAGTTATGATTATTCAGACAAGCAAGCCCAAAGTGTCACAAAGCTTTACAAGGAAAACCTTGAAACTCAAATGAAACAGCAGATTAAGAGCATAATGGGAGACAAGGATATAGGCGTTAAAGTTGAGATAATAGAAGATATAAAAGCAGAGGATTACGGTCAAATCACAAAAGTAATACTTAATGTTGAAAATACCATAAAAACAGTTGAAAAGATTAATATAGGAAGCAATGAGGACAAGACTACCATTCAAAATAATACTGCCCCTTCCTATGAAAACTTAAAGGAGAGGGTTTCATCCATGTACGGTATAGAAGAAGATAAAATTATTATAATTGAAGGTTGA
- the spoIIIAG gene encoding stage III sporulation protein AG, which produces MNLIEKIKAYFAGRGNKKNMQDLLSVFIIGLILIITVNFFMTQSKPSPGYIEVKKDNEEARQALNTTLSYEEKMKKELMDILSLIDGVGQVNVMIYFQTGTEAVPAYSQNTSVRVTEENDSSGGKRVTNENTNSNTIVTINEAGVSKPFIVQELKPKISGVIVIAEGAGNPDIKYKLYEAVKTVFNLEQYKINIYPMQKK; this is translated from the coding sequence ATGAACTTAATTGAAAAAATTAAAGCTTATTTCGCCGGCAGAGGTAATAAAAAAAACATGCAGGATCTTTTAAGCGTATTCATAATAGGGCTTATACTAATCATCACCGTTAATTTTTTTATGACCCAGTCAAAACCTTCTCCCGGATATATTGAAGTCAAAAAAGACAATGAGGAAGCACGCCAAGCTTTGAATACTACTTTAAGCTATGAAGAAAAGATGAAGAAGGAGCTTATGGACATCTTAAGCTTAATTGACGGTGTAGGGCAGGTAAATGTAATGATTTATTTTCAGACAGGGACGGAAGCTGTTCCTGCTTACAGCCAGAATACTTCGGTAAGAGTCACTGAAGAAAATGATTCAAGCGGCGGAAAAAGAGTAACCAACGAAAATACCAATTCCAATACAATAGTTACAATAAATGAAGCCGGCGTATCAAAACCTTTTATAGTTCAGGAGCTGAAACCTAAAATCAGCGGAGTAATAGTAATAGCTGAGGGAGCTGGTAATCCGGACATTAAATATAAGCTCTATGAAGCTGTAAAGACAGTTTTTAATCTTGAGCAGTACAAAATAAATATTTATCCCATGCAAAAAAAGTAG
- a CDS encoding DUF2273 domain-containing protein, whose protein sequence is MLKDYLLDIFSKNQGKIIGSVIGLIAAVLILIIGLFRTLLIALFVFAGYFIGKKIDNKEDLVEFLDRILPSGWNK, encoded by the coding sequence ATGCTAAAGGATTATTTGCTTGACATTTTTTCAAAAAACCAAGGTAAAATAATAGGTTCGGTAATTGGTTTGATAGCTGCTGTTTTAATTTTAATCATAGGACTTTTCAGAACCCTATTGATTGCCCTCTTTGTTTTTGCCGGATACTTTATAGGTAAGAAAATTGATAACAAAGAAGATCTGGTAGAGTTCCTGGATAGAATCCTTCCTTCAGGATGGAATAAATGA
- a CDS encoding SpoIIIAH-like family protein, with translation MVLRKKTIIILTLVLLIAAAGFVSTKYGKVIKVDNDTNQSTETGTVHNENEDDTETSSITATGYFIDVKLGRENQRTVDKQTLTEVINNANTSKEAKQKAETQLLSLVDISEKEMIIEALIKAKGFEDAVVFLSSDSANVTVKSKEVNTDTINQIKNIVCKESALPATKVMIQPKE, from the coding sequence ATGGTTTTAAGGAAAAAGACAATAATAATCCTGACGCTGGTTCTATTAATAGCAGCAGCTGGATTTGTCAGTACAAAGTACGGCAAGGTAATCAAAGTCGATAACGATACAAACCAAAGCACCGAGACAGGGACAGTACATAATGAAAATGAAGATGATACCGAAACCTCCAGCATCACTGCCACCGGTTATTTTATCGATGTAAAATTAGGCAGGGAAAACCAAAGAACAGTGGATAAGCAGACATTAACAGAGGTAATTAATAATGCCAACACCAGCAAGGAAGCAAAGCAAAAGGCTGAAACTCAGTTATTAAGCCTTGTTGACATTTCCGAAAAGGAAATGATTATTGAAGCATTGATAAAGGCCAAAGGCTTTGAAGATGCAGTAGTATTTCTGTCATCGGATTCAGCTAATGTAACAGTGAAGTCCAAGGAAGTCAATACCGATACCATCAATCAGATAAAGAACATAGTATGCAAGGAATCGGCGCTTCCGGCTACAAAGGTTATGATTCAGCCCAAGGAATAG
- the amaP gene encoding alkaline shock response membrane anchor protein AmaP: MSIIDRIILTLYMFLMIILSLCLIVIPFNVISIEAFDIIKNALYSNWYYSLIGVLFLFLSCKLLISGISANRKAKMNIVKPSQYGDIRISYETFESLALKTVKQITGIKDIKVKVAANEGTLIFEVELMILPDVNIPQVVSEVQSKLKNYIELITEVNVREVKVSVINIASASASRLE, translated from the coding sequence TTGAGTATAATAGACAGGATTATTCTAACATTATACATGTTTTTAATGATTATTCTTTCACTGTGTTTGATTGTAATTCCTTTTAATGTTATTTCAATAGAAGCCTTTGACATAATAAAAAATGCGCTTTATTCCAACTGGTATTATTCACTTATTGGCGTATTATTCCTTTTTTTAAGCTGCAAGCTTTTGATTTCAGGGATATCTGCAAATAGGAAAGCTAAAATGAATATAGTCAAGCCTTCACAGTACGGAGATATAAGGATATCCTATGAAACCTTTGAATCTCTTGCCCTAAAGACGGTAAAACAAATAACAGGCATAAAAGACATTAAAGTTAAGGTAGCAGCAAATGAAGGTACCCTTATCTTTGAAGTGGAATTGATGATACTCCCTGACGTCAATATACCTCAAGTGGTATCTGAGGTTCAGTCAAAGCTTAAAAACTACATAGAATTAATTACTGAAGTAAATGTCCGGGAAGTTAAAGTATCTGTCATCAACATAGCTTCTGCTTCTGCTTCCAGGCTGGAATAG
- the nusB gene encoding transcription antitermination factor NusB, translating into MSRKEARESAMKLLFEINYKSEEIQEVLADYFKENNTNAAEMEYISSIVSGTMNNIKDIDKIIEVHSKGWKINRLAKIDLSVLRLAIYEITKTDTPYSVVINEAVEIAKKYGTEKSGSFINGILASIIKEEKIEQNSSLQ; encoded by the coding sequence TTGAGCAGGAAAGAAGCCCGGGAATCAGCCATGAAACTCCTTTTTGAAATCAATTATAAAAGTGAGGAAATACAGGAAGTTTTAGCTGATTATTTCAAGGAAAACAATACAAATGCTGCCGAGATGGAATATATATCAAGCATTGTATCAGGCACAATGAATAATATAAAGGATATTGATAAAATCATAGAGGTCCACTCAAAGGGCTGGAAAATAAACAGGCTGGCAAAAATTGATCTTTCAGTGCTGCGACTTGCCATATATGAAATTACTAAAACAGATACCCCATACAGCGTGGTAATCAATGAGGCTGTGGAAATAGCAAAGAAATACGGAACTGAAAAATCCGGGTCTTTTATCAATGGTATACTTGCAAGCATCATAAAAGAAGAAAAGATAGAGCAAAATTCAAGTTTGCAATGA
- a CDS encoding Asp23/Gls24 family envelope stress response protein, which translates to MEEMINSGANELGVIKISEEVVSIIASLAATEIKGVAAMSGGLVGGFAEKLGIKNMSKGVKVAVGEKEAAVDLFIIVDYGVKIPDVAWQIQENVKKAIETMTGLGVVEVNIHVQAVDMGRDIKEEEAPRVK; encoded by the coding sequence ATGGAAGAAATGATAAATTCAGGTGCCAACGAATTAGGCGTAATTAAAATATCAGAAGAAGTTGTGAGTATCATAGCAAGCTTAGCAGCAACAGAAATAAAAGGTGTGGCAGCCATGAGCGGCGGATTGGTAGGCGGTTTTGCCGAAAAGCTTGGCATCAAAAATATGTCCAAGGGTGTGAAAGTTGCTGTAGGAGAAAAGGAAGCTGCCGTGGATCTATTCATAATTGTAGATTACGGTGTGAAAATACCTGATGTGGCATGGCAGATTCAAGAGAATGTCAAAAAAGCTATCGAGACTATGACGGGCTTGGGTGTTGTTGAAGTAAATATCCATGTTCAGGCCGTAGATATGGGCAGGGATATAAAAGAAGAGGAAGCTCCAAGAGTAAAATAA